The DNA sequence CAGCCCCACACCGGAGAGCGGAACGAACACCTGTGCTCCGTGATCGAGCACCCGCCAGGCCACCAGTGCTACGCCGGCCAGCGCCGACGACCCGAGCATGCCGCCGGCCAGCCCCGGGACCATGCCCCAGGCCGACACCGTACCCACGACGGCGGCGATCACGCCGAGGCCGGTGGACGCGGTCCGGTGCCGGCGCACCCTGACCGCCGCCCACAGCGTGAAAGCGATTGCAGCGGTAGCAAATACGAGAGACACACCGGTAGTGCGGGAGCCCACGCACAGCGCCGTCACGACAGCGATCGCCGACCACGCCGTGACCAGAACGGCGGTTGCCCAGTCCGGCACTGCACGGCCGCCCTGTTCGCTCAGTTGCGCCACGGCCGCACCCACCTCGACCGGCACCGGTGGGTCTGGGAGATCCACCGGCACCAGGAACAGCACGTCACCGTCGTGGACACCGCACTCCGCCAAGGAGGCTCGGACGTCCACCACGGTCCCGTCCGGCCGGGCCAGCCGCAGTGGGCCCGGGAATGGGATCTCACCCACCAGGTCGACGACGGTCGGGAGCAGCTCGGCCACAGCCAGATCGGCGGGCAGTTCCACGTCCACCTCGGTCAGCGCGGACCTGATCGACAACCGGCACATCGCGGTCATGGCAGCCATGGGGCGCACGGTAGTCATCGGGCAGTGGCCGCGAACTCCGTTGTCCACAGGTGAATTGCCGGGTGCGCATCCGGTGCCTACCGTCCGTTCATGCCCGCGACGACCATCGAGTTCAGCGGTGATGCTCGGCTGACACCACCGGCCATCCCCGCCGACGCCGTGGTCGTCGCCGCCCCGCCGCTGCCGGACCACACCGGCGGCTCGGCACGGCTCTCCGCGATGGCGGCGGTCGGCCTCGTCGCCGCGGCGGGCATGCTGGTCTGGGCGGTCCGATCCGGAACCGCCATCAGTCCGATGATGGTGCTGCTGCCCGGCATGGCCCTGATCTCGACGATCGCCATGATGGTGCACGGCGGCCGGGAGCGGGGCAGCGCACGCCTCGACGACCAGCGGCGCCGATATCTCGACCATCTCGACGGTCTCGGCGCTCAGATGCGCGATGCGGCGCACCGTCAACACCACGCGCTGACATGGCTGCATCCGCCGCCGGCAGCGCTGTGGTCGCTCGTCGGCGGTCCGCGGATGTGGGAGCGCCGAGCGAGCGACCCCGATTTCGGCCACGTGCGGATCGGGATCGGCCCACAACGACTCTGCCGGCCCATCGTTCTTCCCCCGACACCGCCTGCCGAGGACCTCGACCCGGTCACCGCCGAGGCCTTGCGACGCTGTGTGCGCAACCACGCCGTCGTCCCGGATCTTCCGATCGCCCTTGCCCTCACCGGTGTGCCCGCGGTGACGTTCGACGGCGCGCTGGCCGAGGCGCGTGCGCTGATCCGGGCGATGATCTGTCAGCTCACCGTGTCGCACGCGCCCGCGACGGTGCTCGTCACCGCGCTCGTCGACGGCAGCAGACGCGCCGAATGGGACTGGCTGAAGTGGCTGCCGCACACTCGTCATCCACGCACCGGCGCGCCGATGGTCTATGACGACGCCACCGACCTCGAGGCTCTCGTCGCCGATGCGCAGCGGCCCCACCTCGTGGTGATCGTGGACCGCTCGGACGGGTGCGCGCCCCGACACCGGGCACCGATGACCGCGCTGCGGATCGGCGCCACCGGGGATGTCGACGCGCTGCCGTTGCATCTGGAATCTCAACGGATCACCGTGACCGGCGAGGACTGCGCCCGCGCCGATGCGTTGACGGTGGACCAGGCGCGCGACTGCGCCCGCCGACTGGCGCGCTACCGGGCGAACCACCCTGGCGCCGACGACGTTGCGCACTGGCTCGCCCGCTTCGAGTCCGCCGACGGTGCGCCCCGGACGTCGCGTGACCAGCGTGCCGCCCTGCGCGTTCGGATCGGCCGCGCCCCCGACGGCCAGATCGTCGAACTCGACATCAAGGAGCCCGCTGCCGGCGGTCAGGGACCGCACGGCTTGTGCATCGGGGCGACCGGATCGGGCAAGTCCGAACTCCTGCGCACGGTGGTCACCGGCATGGCCTGCCTGCATCCGCCCGAGGAACTGAATTTCGTCCTCGTCGACTTCAAGGGCGGCGCCACGTTCCGCGGGCTCAACGGCTTGCCGCACGTCGCGGCGGTCATCACCAACCTGGCCGAGGACGACCACCTGGTGATGCGAGCCGAGGAAGCGCTGTCCGGGGAGATCCATCGCCGTCAGCAGCTGCTGGCCAGCGCCGGACAGGCGATCAACCTGGAGTCCTATCGACAAGCGCGACAACAGGATCCGAGCCTTCCACTACTGCCGTCACTGTTCATCCTCGTCGATGAAGTTGCCGAACTGCTGGCCCGCAGACCCGACTTCGCGGATCTGTTCGCCATGATCGGGCGGCTCGGCCGGTCGTTGGGGGTGCACCTGCTGCTGGCCAGCCAGCGGCTGGACGAGGGGCGCCTGCGCGGGGTGGAATCGCATCTGTCGTATCGGATCTGTTTGAAGACGTCGACAGCTGCCGAATCCCGCGCGGTGATCGGCGTGGCCGACGCCGCCGACCTGCCCACCACACCGGGCTCGGCGTTCCTGCGCGACGGTGACGGGCGGCTGACCAGGTTCCACGCGACCTACCTCGGTGTCCCGCTCGTCGACGACGCTCCCGCGCAGCACCGGGGCGCTGCCCGGCTCTTCACGTCGAAGCCTGGCCCACCGCCGGCCGGCGCCCAGGACCGCACCGTCCTGGACTCGATCCTCGACCACCTCACCCGCCGGGGAACACCGTCGCGCCAGATCTGGCTGCCACCACTGAGCGCATCGCCGCGGCTGTCTGACCTGCCGGCCGCCGGTCCAGAGCTGAGCGCGGACATCGGACTCATCGACCGGCCCTTCGACCAGTGCCGGGTGCCGCTGACGGTCCACACCGGCGGCGCCGGCGGCCACGTGGCCATCGTCGGCGCGCCGCAGAGTGGTAAATCACAGACCCTGTGCACCCTGATCACGGGGCTGGCCGTCCGGCACGACGCCCGTCGAATCCAGTTCTACTGCCTCGACTTCGGCGGCGGTGCACTCGAGGTGTTGCGGGTGCTTGCGCACCTCGGTTCGCTGGCCACCCGCCGGGACACCGAGCTGGTGGCGGCAACGGTCCGGCATGTCGAAGCGATCGTGCGCTCACGCGAGAGTGGGCACTGCGACGAGTTCGGGGATGTCTACCTCGTCGTGGACGGATGGCAAACCCTGCGCGACGAATTCGGTGATCTCGAGCCACGATTCACCGCGCTGGCCACCCGCGGCCTGTCCTACGGTGTGCACCTCATCCTCACCGCAGGACGCTGGGCCGACCTCCGGCCGGCGCTGAAAGACCAGATCGGCACCCGCCTGGAGCTGCGTCTCGGTGATCCGCAGGACTCTGAGATGGACCGCAAGCAAGCGGCTCTCGTCCCGCTCGGCCGGCCTGGGCGCGGCGTCACCCGCGACGGCCACCACTTCGCCATCGCCACCTCGGCGGAGCTGGAAGCCGGCACGGTGGGGACGTGGCGGGCCCCGCCCGTGCGGCTGCTTCCCGCACTGGTCGACTACACCGCGGTCCTCGACCAGGCCGGCCACCGCCCGGGTGTTCTCCTCGGCATCGGCGAATCCGATGTGGCTCCTGCAGTTCTCGACCTCACCAGAGACGGCCACCTGCTGATCCTCGGCGATCGGGAGTGCGGCAAAACCGCCACACTGCGGGTCGTGTGCCTCGAGATCATCCGCAATGCGGCACCGCAGCAGGCCCAGCTCTATGTGGTGGATTTCCGGCGCGGACTACTCGGCCTGGTCGACCCGGCCTACCTGAGCGGGTATGCCTTCTCCGCTGCGGCCCTCGCCGACTCCCTGCCGGCCCTGCTCGCGTTGTTGCGCGCTCGACTGCCGACCGCCGATCTCACACCCGACCAGCTGCGCAGCCGATCCTGGTGGGACGGCCCTGATGTGTTCGTCGTCATCGACGATCACGACCTTGTCTGCAGCCTCGGTGGCGAGGCACTCACCGCGCTGGGTGAGCTGCTGCCGCACGCATCGGATATCGGTCTGCACGTCGTCCTTGCGCGGCGCTGCGCGGGCATCGCCCGCGCGTTCTACGACCCGCTGCTCGCGCATCTGCGTGACGATCGTTGTCCGGCCCTGCTGATGAGCGGCTCTCCCGAAGAAGGATCGGTCATCGGTGGACATCGACCGTCGCCTCAGCCACCGGGACGCGGTCTTTTCGTGAGTACTGTTGTCGCGCACCGTGTTCAGGTGTGCTGGAGTCCGCCGTGACGGTCCTCGAAGTGGGCCCCGTGGCGGTACGCCAGCTGCCGTCGGGAGACGACGTCATGGCCGACCCCGACTGGATCCGCGCCGCGCTGGCCGGCATCGACGACACCACCGTGCTGCTCGACGAGCGGCCCGTCGCCGTCGAGCAGTTGTGGCGCGAGATTCTGTCGGCACCGGCGCTCCGGTCGGGCGACGTCCTCACCATGGTGCACCCATCCTGGTGGCCGGCGCACCGGGTGGCACGGCTCGCCGGCTGGGCGAGCGCGCCGGCGCGACGGGTGCAGACCCGAGCTCGATCGACGCTGACGGCGCATGGCGGCCAGGCAGCGGTGGTGATCGAGCTCGGTACCGACGCTGTGGCGATCTGCCGCGGTCCGGCGCCCCCGCAGGTGCTGTCCGGGACCGTCGACCCTGACGCCCTGGCTGCTCGCATCCGCGACATCGAAGGGGTATCGCAGGTTCTTATCGATGCACCGCACGGCATTCCGGGCGCCGAGCACCTGGCCCATGAGCTGCGAAAGACACTGTCGTCCAGGGGTATCCG is a window from the Mycolicibacterium anyangense genome containing:
- a CDS encoding EsaB/YukD family protein, with the protein product MAAMTAMCRLSIRSALTEVDVELPADLAVAELLPTVVDLVGEIPFPGPLRLARPDGTVVDVRASLAECGVHDGDVLFLVPVDLPDPPVPVEVGAAVAQLSEQGGRAVPDWATAVLVTAWSAIAVVTALCVGSRTTGVSLVFATAAIAFTLWAAVRVRRHRTASTGLGVIAAVVGTVSAWGMVPGLAGGMLGSSALAGVALVAWRVLDHGAQVFVPLSGVGLTSAATAAAVMSDVLPAAAAGPPMGTAAVAMLAVSPRWSLRAGGVSPSAHPQDVKSGVGRARSALAATVAAAAGVGMSGVMMTAAWSAEPGWAATFTGLLSAEFLLRSRFHQGCPSWWVMMSAAASAATVSTGLLTRSAPWATGWVCAAVLTVAAGTVVGSTAAARSVLAARALGILDVVVGAAVVPTACAAAGVFTAIGALR
- the eccCa gene encoding type VII secretion protein EccCa; the protein is MPATTIEFSGDARLTPPAIPADAVVVAAPPLPDHTGGSARLSAMAAVGLVAAAGMLVWAVRSGTAISPMMVLLPGMALISTIAMMVHGGRERGSARLDDQRRRYLDHLDGLGAQMRDAAHRQHHALTWLHPPPAALWSLVGGPRMWERRASDPDFGHVRIGIGPQRLCRPIVLPPTPPAEDLDPVTAEALRRCVRNHAVVPDLPIALALTGVPAVTFDGALAEARALIRAMICQLTVSHAPATVLVTALVDGSRRAEWDWLKWLPHTRHPRTGAPMVYDDATDLEALVADAQRPHLVVIVDRSDGCAPRHRAPMTALRIGATGDVDALPLHLESQRITVTGEDCARADALTVDQARDCARRLARYRANHPGADDVAHWLARFESADGAPRTSRDQRAALRVRIGRAPDGQIVELDIKEPAAGGQGPHGLCIGATGSGKSELLRTVVTGMACLHPPEELNFVLVDFKGGATFRGLNGLPHVAAVITNLAEDDHLVMRAEEALSGEIHRRQQLLASAGQAINLESYRQARQQDPSLPLLPSLFILVDEVAELLARRPDFADLFAMIGRLGRSLGVHLLLASQRLDEGRLRGVESHLSYRICLKTSTAAESRAVIGVADAADLPTTPGSAFLRDGDGRLTRFHATYLGVPLVDDAPAQHRGAARLFTSKPGPPPAGAQDRTVLDSILDHLTRRGTPSRQIWLPPLSASPRLSDLPAAGPELSADIGLIDRPFDQCRVPLTVHTGGAGGHVAIVGAPQSGKSQTLCTLITGLAVRHDARRIQFYCLDFGGGALEVLRVLAHLGSLATRRDTELVAATVRHVEAIVRSRESGHCDEFGDVYLVVDGWQTLRDEFGDLEPRFTALATRGLSYGVHLILTAGRWADLRPALKDQIGTRLELRLGDPQDSEMDRKQAALVPLGRPGRGVTRDGHHFAIATSAELEAGTVGTWRAPPVRLLPALVDYTAVLDQAGHRPGVLLGIGESDVAPAVLDLTRDGHLLILGDRECGKTATLRVVCLEIIRNAAPQQAQLYVVDFRRGLLGLVDPAYLSGYAFSAAALADSLPALLALLRARLPTADLTPDQLRSRSWWDGPDVFVVIDDHDLVCSLGGEALTALGELLPHASDIGLHVVLARRCAGIARAFYDPLLAHLRDDRCPALLMSGSPEEGSVIGGHRPSPQPPGRGLFVSTVVAHRVQVCWSPP